In Lewinellaceae bacterium, a single window of DNA contains:
- a CDS encoding NUDIX hydrolase — protein MNEPKKKGWETLRQEAGPALKLFNVRFDEMRNPRNGQVSKMIILEAEDSANVVPLTSDGNILFVRQYRFGIGAYTLELPGGIVDPGEEHQAAAERELREETGYAGGQWSYLGKIASNPVFMNNYIHHWAARGVEASTVQQLDEGEEVEVLAVPVEEARRMLLQGEIEHPHTVNALLLFFFNK, from the coding sequence ATGAACGAACCCAAAAAAAAAGGATGGGAAACCCTGCGCCAGGAAGCCGGCCCGGCTCTCAAGCTATTCAACGTTCGTTTTGACGAAATGCGCAACCCCCGCAACGGCCAGGTCTCGAAGATGATTATCCTGGAAGCGGAGGATTCCGCCAACGTGGTTCCTCTGACTTCGGACGGCAACATCCTCTTTGTGCGTCAGTACCGCTTCGGCATCGGGGCCTACACGCTGGAGCTGCCCGGCGGCATCGTCGACCCGGGGGAGGAACACCAGGCAGCGGCGGAACGGGAGTTGCGGGAGGAGACCGGCTATGCCGGCGGGCAGTGGAGCTACCTGGGCAAGATTGCCTCCAACCCGGTGTTTATGAACAATTACATTCACCATTGGGCGGCCCGCGGCGTGGAAGCTTCTACCGTTCAGCAATTGGATGAGGGGGAAGAGGTGGAGGTATTGGCCGTACCGGTGGAGGAGGCGCGGCGGATGTTGCTGCAGGGCGAAATTGAGCATCCGCACACCGTAAACGCACTTTTGTTGTTCTTTTTCAATAAATGA
- a CDS encoding transporter produces MKLTDLTNPFNRSNRDGREEQESDLGFGTGITASGQRLINRDGSFNIIRRGMAAWRPYQSLVEMSWAHFLAVVAVFYVVTNALFAAVFFLIGVDTLSGVQASGSAADDFTSAFFFSIQTFTTVGYGAISPTSPASNMVASFDALVGLMSFALATGLLFARFSKPKASILFSKHAVIRPYKDTPYNSFQFQIVNRRNNRLINLQAKVTMSWVAGLNGEKTRRFALLELERDKVFLFPLNWVIVHVINKDSPLWGKTEEEIRAMAPEFIALIQAYDETFAQDVHANSSYTCDEVFWNRRFERMYFPDKNGQTVLELERVHHIVPLEEEE; encoded by the coding sequence ATGAAGCTAACAGATCTGACCAATCCATTTAACCGCAGCAACCGCGATGGCCGCGAAGAGCAGGAAAGCGACCTGGGGTTTGGCACCGGAATAACCGCTTCCGGGCAACGGCTGATCAACCGGGACGGATCTTTCAATATCATCCGGCGGGGCATGGCCGCGTGGCGCCCCTATCAGAGCCTGGTGGAAATGTCGTGGGCCCATTTTCTGGCAGTGGTGGCGGTATTTTATGTCGTGACCAATGCTTTATTTGCCGCCGTTTTCTTCCTGATCGGAGTGGATACCCTCTCCGGGGTGCAGGCCAGCGGCTCGGCGGCGGATGATTTCACTTCCGCCTTTTTCTTTAGCATCCAGACTTTTACCACCGTGGGCTATGGCGCCATCAGCCCGACGAGCCCGGCGTCCAACATGGTAGCGTCCTTCGATGCCCTGGTCGGCCTGATGTCCTTCGCCCTGGCCACCGGCCTGCTCTTCGCCCGCTTTTCCAAGCCGAAGGCCAGCATCCTCTTCAGCAAACATGCCGTTATTCGCCCTTATAAAGACACCCCCTACAACAGCTTCCAGTTTCAGATCGTCAACCGGCGCAACAACCGGCTGATCAACCTGCAGGCTAAAGTGACCATGTCCTGGGTAGCAGGCCTGAACGGGGAAAAAACCCGCCGCTTTGCCCTGCTGGAACTGGAGCGCGACAAGGTCTTCCTCTTTCCGCTCAACTGGGTCATCGTCCACGTCATCAATAAGGACAGCCCCTTGTGGGGAAAAACAGAGGAGGAAATCCGGGCTATGGCGCCCGAATTCATCGCCCTCATCCAGGCCTACGACGAGACTTTCGCCCAGGATGTGCATGCCAACAGCTCCTATACCTGCGACGAGGTTTTCTGGAACCGGCGCTTCGAACGCATGTACTTCCCCGACAAGAACGGACAGACCGTGCTGGAACTGGAACGGGTGCACCATATCGTGCCATTGGAGGAGGAGGAGTGA
- a CDS encoding succinate dehydrogenase cytochrome b subunit encodes MSWFSNFLTSSIGRKVVMSLTGIFLILFLIVHLVGNLQLLYDDGGEKFNIYAKFMTTNPLIKTVSYLLYASILIHAIQGWALWRKNRQARGPQGYAVKTTKSVGTNSFAASNMGWLGTIIFVFLAIHLYQFWLQMKLGNLPMANYDGEQVKDLYAIVSVAYDNVAFVIFYVASMLVIAFHLLHGFQSAFQTLGINHQKYTPFIKGVGKVYAIAVPLGFAIIPVYMYFFH; translated from the coding sequence ATGAGTTGGTTTTCCAATTTTTTAACCTCTTCCATCGGCCGAAAGGTGGTGATGAGCCTTACGGGCATCTTCCTCATCCTTTTCCTGATCGTCCATTTGGTGGGTAATTTGCAGTTGTTGTACGATGACGGCGGCGAAAAGTTCAACATCTACGCCAAATTCATGACTACCAACCCGCTGATCAAAACGGTTTCGTACCTGCTGTACGCCTCCATCCTGATCCATGCTATTCAGGGATGGGCGCTATGGCGGAAGAACCGGCAGGCACGGGGCCCTCAAGGCTATGCCGTCAAAACGACTAAATCGGTCGGCACCAACAGCTTTGCCGCCAGCAATATGGGTTGGCTGGGCACCATCATCTTCGTTTTCCTTGCCATTCACCTTTACCAGTTCTGGCTGCAGATGAAACTAGGCAATTTGCCCATGGCCAACTACGACGGAGAACAGGTGAAAGACCTGTACGCCATCGTATCGGTAGCCTACGACAATGTCGCCTTTGTGATCTTCTACGTTGCATCTATGCTGGTCATCGCTTTTCACCTGCTGCACGGCTTCCAAAGCGCTTTCCAGACCCTGGGCATCAACCACCAGAAATATACCCCCTTCATTAAAGGAGTGGGCAAAGTATATGCTATTGCCGTTCCGTTGGGCTTTGCCATTATTCCGGTGTATATGTACTTTTTTCATTAG
- a CDS encoding fumarate reductase/succinate dehydrogenase flavoprotein subunit — MSFDSNIPPGPLAEKWSRYRGTMNLVAPNNKRRIEIIVVGTGLAGASAAATLGELGYKVKCFTFHDSPRRAHSIAAQGGINAAKNYANDGDSVYRLFYDTIKGGDYRSREGNVHRLAEVSRNIIDQAVAQGVPFARDYGGLLDNRSFGGVQVSRTFYARGQTGQQLLLGAYQALSRQIAEGNVEMFNRHEMLDLVLVDGKARGIIVRNLLTGELERHAAHCVVLGTGGYGNVFYLSTNAMNCNVTAAWRATRRGAYMANPCFTQIHPTCIPQSGDYQSKLTLMSESLRNDGRVWVPKKQEDAKAIREGKKTGNDIPEEDRDYFLERRYPAFGNLVPRDVASRAAKVACDEGLGVAPTGLAVFLDFEAAIMRYGQSKAHSSGLHSPSSAQVRELGVKVIEEKYGNLFEMYEKINGEDPYKLPMKIYPAVHYTMGGLWVDYNLETNIPGLFAIGECNFSDHGANRLGASALMQGLADGYFVLPYTIGQFLSQDIRTPKFDPNGKEFLDTEKDTRERLEKMMNVKGNQSVESFHRRLGKIMWDYCGMSRNADGLKKARKMIQELREEFYKDVFIPGSMNDYNPELEKAQRVADFFELGELMVVDALDRNESCGGHFREEYQTEEGEALRNDEDYAYVSAWEYRGWDQNPVLHKEELVFENIELKTRSYK; from the coding sequence ATGAGCTTCGACAGCAATATTCCTCCCGGGCCACTCGCCGAAAAATGGTCCCGCTACCGCGGCACCATGAACCTGGTGGCTCCCAATAATAAAAGGCGCATCGAGATCATCGTCGTCGGCACCGGCCTGGCGGGCGCTTCCGCCGCCGCCACGCTGGGAGAGTTGGGCTACAAAGTCAAGTGCTTCACCTTCCACGACAGCCCGCGCCGCGCGCACAGCATTGCTGCCCAGGGGGGCATCAACGCTGCTAAAAACTACGCCAACGACGGCGATAGCGTTTATCGCCTTTTTTACGACACCATCAAAGGGGGAGACTACCGTTCCCGCGAGGGCAACGTGCACCGCCTGGCGGAAGTCAGCCGCAACATCATCGACCAGGCCGTTGCCCAGGGCGTGCCGTTCGCCCGCGATTACGGCGGGCTGCTCGACAACCGCTCTTTCGGGGGTGTGCAGGTGAGCCGCACGTTCTATGCCCGCGGCCAGACCGGCCAGCAGCTGCTGCTGGGCGCCTACCAGGCGCTCTCCCGGCAGATCGCCGAGGGCAATGTAGAAATGTTCAACCGCCACGAAATGCTCGACCTCGTGCTGGTCGACGGCAAAGCCCGCGGCATCATCGTCCGCAACCTGCTGACCGGCGAGCTGGAGCGCCACGCCGCTCACTGTGTCGTACTGGGCACCGGCGGCTACGGCAACGTGTTCTACCTGTCGACCAACGCCATGAACTGCAACGTCACCGCAGCCTGGCGGGCCACCCGCCGCGGCGCTTACATGGCCAACCCCTGTTTCACGCAAATCCACCCGACCTGCATCCCGCAGTCCGGCGATTACCAGTCGAAGCTGACCCTCATGTCGGAATCGCTGCGCAATGACGGCCGGGTGTGGGTGCCGAAAAAGCAGGAGGATGCCAAAGCCATCCGCGAGGGCAAAAAGACGGGCAATGATATTCCCGAAGAGGACCGCGATTACTTCCTGGAGCGCCGCTACCCTGCCTTTGGCAACCTGGTGCCCCGCGACGTAGCTTCCCGCGCTGCCAAAGTGGCCTGCGATGAAGGCCTGGGCGTTGCGCCAACCGGCCTGGCTGTATTCCTCGACTTTGAGGCGGCTATCATGCGCTACGGGCAATCGAAAGCACACTCCTCCGGCCTGCACAGCCCCAGCAGTGCCCAGGTCCGCGAATTAGGGGTCAAAGTTATCGAAGAGAAGTATGGCAACCTCTTCGAGATGTACGAAAAAATAAACGGCGAGGACCCCTATAAACTGCCGATGAAAATCTACCCGGCAGTGCACTATACCATGGGGGGCTTGTGGGTAGACTATAACCTGGAGACCAACATCCCCGGCCTGTTCGCCATCGGCGAGTGCAACTTCTCCGACCACGGCGCCAACCGCCTCGGGGCCTCAGCCCTCATGCAGGGCCTGGCCGACGGCTACTTTGTGCTGCCTTATACCATTGGGCAATTCCTCAGCCAGGACATCCGCACGCCCAAATTCGACCCGAACGGGAAGGAATTCCTCGATACCGAAAAGGATACCCGCGAGCGGCTCGAAAAGATGATGAACGTCAAGGGCAACCAGTCGGTGGAAAGTTTTCACCGCCGCCTGGGCAAGATCATGTGGGACTACTGCGGCATGTCGCGCAACGCCGACGGCCTCAAAAAGGCCCGCAAGATGATTCAGGAATTGCGGGAAGAGTTCTACAAAGACGTCTTCATTCCCGGTTCTATGAATGACTACAACCCGGAACTGGAAAAAGCCCAGCGCGTGGCCGACTTCTTCGAACTGGGCGAACTCATGGTCGTCGATGCCCTGGACCGCAACGAGTCCTGCGGCGGCCACTTCCGGGAGGAATACCAGACCGAGGAAGGGGAAGCCCTGCGCAACGACGAGGATTACGCTTATGTATCGGCCTGGGAATATAGAGGCTGGGATCAGAATCCGGTCTTGCACAAGGAAGAACTCGTCTTTGAGAATATTGAGTTGAAGACGAGGAGTTATAAGTAG
- a CDS encoding haloacid dehalogenase type II, with protein MALKTEKIKGIAFDAYGTLFNIASIDFLLEQLFDDRARQVAAHWRRKQLEYTWLRTMMGQYKDFYELTRDALYYALEAANTVFNEAQVREMMQQYYRLEVYPEVKAALARLKGQYRLAILSNANPSLLEKAAAHSGLDEWLDEIISADQIRQYKPVPGVYQLAEKGLKLPAENLLFVSSNTWDVAGAAAYGLQTVWVQRRHSIMERLDVEPAATTANLEELAEILLT; from the coding sequence ATGGCTCTTAAGACGGAGAAAATTAAAGGCATTGCGTTTGATGCCTACGGCACCCTTTTTAACATCGCTTCCATCGATTTCCTGCTGGAGCAGTTGTTTGACGACCGGGCGCGGCAGGTGGCTGCTCACTGGCGCCGCAAACAACTGGAGTACACCTGGCTGCGGACGATGATGGGGCAATACAAAGACTTCTACGAACTGACCCGGGATGCGCTGTACTATGCCCTGGAAGCGGCCAATACCGTGTTTAACGAGGCCCAGGTCCGGGAAATGATGCAACAATACTACCGCCTGGAGGTTTATCCTGAAGTAAAAGCTGCTTTGGCCCGGCTCAAAGGGCAATACCGCCTGGCCATTCTATCCAACGCCAACCCCAGCCTGCTGGAAAAGGCTGCTGCCCATAGCGGCCTGGACGAATGGCTGGACGAGATCATCAGCGCCGACCAAATCCGGCAGTACAAACCGGTGCCAGGGGTTTATCAACTGGCCGAAAAAGGACTGAAACTGCCCGCTGAAAACCTGCTCTTTGTCTCATCCAACACCTGGGATGTAGCCGGCGCCGCAGCCTATGGCCTGCAAACAGTTTGGGTGCAGCGCCGGCACAGCATAATGGAACGCCTGGATGTGGAGCCGGCCGCCACCACCGCCAACCTGGAGGAGTTGGCAGAGATATTGTTAACATAA
- the rnr gene encoding ribonuclease R codes for MSKKRKSKNTGNRLSAQQLQRELLKLFQRHPKKRLNPKQAARKLKVANSKDSVQAAFDKLVEDQKLHPLGDFKYKLRYQPEESSNGKDTNFYEGTVDMTRSGDAYIVCEGMENDVHISSKYLNNAMNGDKVRIRTWTPRGRRKPEGEVVKVLERSRDHFLGTLWLYPGHAIVSLDTKPPMDVAVELVNIKDGQDGHRVVVRILDWEGKGKFKHPTGVVTAVLGKAGSNDIEMKSILINNGFELDFPEEVLREAEYLSGNISSQEIALRLDMREVPTFTIDPDDAKDFDDALSIRHLENGETEVGVHIADVTHYIKPGTPLDKEALKRSTSVYLVDRVLPMLPERLSNDLCSLRPNEDRLAYSAIFIFDKGMKIINRWFGRTVIHSDRRFTYNEAQQVLEGHSGEFANEMRHLNKIAKHLRRQRYKQGAINFETDEVQFRLDEHGAPIEVFVKERKDAHLLIEDFMLLANKEVATFIAMKGRDEEIPFVYRIHDEPDPDKVEELARFARELGFDMNTSSPQEIARSYNRLADAAEKDPALKLLSPIAIRTMAKAVYSTDNIGHYGLGFNYYTHFTSPIRRYSDVLSHRLLDKNLGKGQFFRANKLKLEEECKHISIQERHATDAERESVKYKQVEYIEKHIGEEFTGYISGIIDMGIFVELKDSRIEGMAPFQNLDEPMEVADSRLRIKGAYSGKEYKMGQEIRVRIVRADLAKRQIEMDWIREEEDKEAVAAGNNAKSRGRQRGRGRRN; via the coding sequence ATGAGTAAAAAAAGAAAATCAAAAAACACCGGAAACAGGCTTAGCGCGCAGCAACTGCAGAGAGAATTGCTAAAGCTCTTCCAACGACACCCCAAAAAGCGCCTCAACCCCAAACAGGCCGCCCGCAAACTAAAAGTAGCCAACAGCAAGGATTCTGTGCAAGCCGCCTTTGATAAGCTCGTGGAGGACCAAAAGCTCCATCCGCTGGGCGATTTCAAATACAAATTGCGCTACCAGCCGGAGGAATCCTCCAATGGCAAAGACACTAATTTCTACGAAGGCACGGTGGACATGACCCGTTCGGGCGACGCCTACATCGTTTGTGAAGGAATGGAAAACGACGTCCACATCTCCTCCAAATACCTGAACAACGCCATGAACGGCGATAAGGTCCGGATAAGGACCTGGACCCCGCGCGGGCGCCGCAAGCCGGAAGGGGAGGTCGTTAAAGTGCTGGAGCGCAGCCGCGACCACTTCCTCGGCACCCTGTGGCTTTACCCCGGCCATGCCATCGTATCGCTCGACACCAAGCCGCCTATGGATGTTGCCGTTGAACTGGTCAACATCAAAGATGGGCAGGACGGCCACCGCGTCGTCGTGCGCATCCTCGACTGGGAAGGCAAGGGCAAGTTCAAACACCCCACCGGAGTGGTGACCGCTGTGCTGGGAAAGGCCGGCAGCAATGACATCGAGATGAAATCCATCCTCATCAACAACGGTTTCGAGCTGGATTTCCCGGAGGAGGTCCTGCGCGAAGCCGAATACCTGTCGGGGAATATCAGTTCCCAGGAGATCGCCCTGCGCCTCGACATGAGAGAAGTGCCCACTTTTACCATCGACCCGGACGACGCCAAGGACTTCGACGACGCGCTCTCCATCCGCCACCTCGAGAACGGGGAAACGGAAGTGGGCGTTCACATTGCCGATGTGACGCACTACATCAAACCGGGTACTCCTTTGGATAAGGAAGCCCTCAAGCGTTCTACCTCGGTATATCTGGTCGACCGCGTACTGCCTATGCTGCCGGAGCGCCTCTCCAATGATCTCTGCTCCCTGCGGCCCAATGAAGACCGGCTGGCCTACTCCGCTATCTTCATTTTCGACAAAGGGATGAAGATCATCAACCGCTGGTTTGGCCGCACCGTGATCCATTCCGACCGGCGCTTCACCTACAATGAGGCCCAGCAGGTGCTGGAAGGGCACAGCGGCGAATTCGCCAACGAGATGCGCCACCTCAACAAGATTGCCAAGCACCTGCGGCGGCAGCGCTACAAGCAGGGCGCCATCAACTTCGAAACCGACGAGGTGCAATTTCGCCTGGATGAGCATGGCGCTCCCATCGAGGTGTTTGTCAAGGAACGCAAAGACGCTCACTTGCTGATCGAAGACTTCATGCTGCTGGCCAACAAAGAGGTGGCCACCTTCATCGCCATGAAAGGCCGCGACGAGGAGATTCCATTTGTCTACCGCATCCACGACGAGCCCGACCCCGACAAAGTAGAAGAGCTGGCGCGCTTCGCCCGCGAACTGGGTTTCGATATGAACACCAGTTCTCCGCAGGAGATCGCCCGTTCCTACAACCGCCTCGCGGACGCCGCCGAGAAAGATCCTGCCCTGAAGCTGCTCAGCCCCATCGCCATCCGCACCATGGCCAAAGCGGTGTACAGTACGGACAACATCGGCCACTACGGCCTGGGCTTCAATTATTATACCCACTTTACCTCTCCTATCCGCCGCTATTCCGACGTGCTGTCTCACCGCCTGCTCGACAAGAACCTGGGCAAGGGGCAGTTCTTCCGGGCCAACAAGCTCAAACTGGAAGAAGAGTGCAAGCACATCTCTATCCAGGAGCGCCACGCTACTGATGCCGAGCGCGAGTCAGTCAAATACAAGCAGGTGGAATACATCGAAAAACACATCGGCGAGGAATTTACCGGTTATATCTCCGGTATCATCGATATGGGTATTTTCGTCGAATTGAAGGACTCTCGCATCGAAGGCATGGCGCCCTTCCAGAACCTGGACGAACCTATGGAAGTAGCAGATTCCCGCCTGCGCATTAAGGGTGCCTATTCTGGAAAGGAGTACAAAATGGGACAGGAAATCCGCGTCCGTATCGTGCGGGCTGACCTGGCCAAGCGGCAGATCGAGATGGACTGGATACGAGAGGAGGAAGATAAGGAGGCTGTCGCTGCGGGCAACAATGCCAAAAGCAGGGGGCGCCAGAGAGGCAGGGGGCGAAGGAATTAG